The Actinoplanes sp. N902-109 genomic interval GGCCGCTGGGCCGCTGTCACGCCGGTGAGGTCGACGGTGCGGGTCAGCCGGGCGTACTCGTGGTCGGCGGCCCGGACCGCCGCCATGCCGGAGCCGGCAACGGGTTCGAGCGGGCCGGCCAGCCCGGTGTACGTCCCGGCGGGGCGGGTGGCGAACTGCGGGTAGCGGGCGGCGGGCAGGGTGTCGCTGATGGCGTCGAACAGCGTCGCCGCGGCGGGTGGCCCGGTGACCGGGCCACCGGTGCCGGCCAGCGCGCCGGTGCCGGTGAAGGCGGTCGCGCCCGTGCCGGTGAAGGAGCTGTCGACGCCGAGCCAGTACCGGGTGAACCCGGTGCTGTCGTCGTCGGCCGCGGCGGCACCGGCCTTGAGCACCGTGCCGCCCTCGTTGGCGAAGTCGCGGACCGCCAGCGTCGTGGCGGTGTCGGCGGCCTGGTCGCCCACCGCCCACAGGACGTTCTCGTAATGGGCGAGGACGCCGAGCGGGTCCGGGGCGCCCCGGGCGGCCACGTCCCACACCTGGGCCCCGGGGTGCCCGGCGGCGGCCAGCGACCCGGTGAGCTCCGTCGAGCCCGCAGCGGCGAGCACCAGCGTGTCCCCGGCCGGCGCAGCTGTCACGGCGTAGGTGAAGTGGCTGCTGTCCTGCCCGGACGCGCTGAACCACACCTCGACCCGGTCGCCGGCACGGGCGCCGGTGACCCGCCCGCGGTATTCGTCGTAGTACAGGTTGTCGGTGCCGCCGTAGACCCGGCCGCCCGGCCACGGGCTGGTGCTCGCCGACCGTACCGGGCCGCCGTTGATCGTATAGCGCACCACCGGCGTGCCGAGGCTCTTACGGGCCACGACCGCGACGGTCTGCGGTCCCGAGCCGGCCGCCGAGGTGGTGAACGGGTGCGGGGTGAAAGCCGGTGCGCTGCGGTGCAGCACCGACACGGGCCGCGCGGGGTCAGCCGCGGACGCCGCGACGGACAGGGCGAACGGCAGGTTGCGCCGGTATTCCGCCGCGATCAGCCGCTCGTCGTCGGGGAACTCGAACTCGCTGCCGCAGTCGTCCGGCGACCAGGCGTCGGCCGGGTCGCTGTCGGCGGCCGTGTAACAGCTCGCCATCTCGTCGACGACCATCGGCACCCCGTCGACGTTGATCGCCTGCCCGGCCGAGTCGCCGTTGGAGGTGGCGTAGTCCGAGAGCCGGGTCGCGGTGCTGCCCGGCACGGCCGACCCGGTGGCGTCGCCGGCGAGCGCCCGGTACATGACGTCGTCCGGCGCGCCGGTGGTGCTCTGCCAGCCGGGACCGTACATCAGCGTCTCGGCGGCGGCGTGGAAGTTGACCGACTCGCGCGGCTTGACCCGGCGCTCGAACGCGTTGAGCGCCACCGTCTCGGGCTCGGAGTCCGGCGCGGGGCCGCGGTAGGTGTCGCGCGCGGGATCGGGTGACGAGCCCTCGTCGTCCCAGCCCCAGCGGAAGCCCGCGTTGCGGTTCAGGTCGACGCCGTCACCCGTGCCGATCGTCCCGTCGCCGTTGTTGTCGCGCAGGTTCTTGCGCCACAGCCGGGCGCCGGGCGCGCCGCTGAAGGTGTAGTCGTAGCCGTCCGGGTTGGCCACCGGCAGGAACCAGAGCTCGGTGCTGTTCACCAGCGCGGTCGTCTGCGGGTCGGAACCGTAGCCGGTCACGAACCGGTCCAGGAGCCGGCGCACCATCTCCACGGTGATCCACTCGCGGGCGTGCTGGGCGCCGAGGTAGAGCGTGCCGGGCCGGGCGCCGTCGGGGGTCGTGGCGGCGGCGCGGGTCACCTTCACCGCGAGGATGTCACGCCCCTGCACCGTACGGCCGATGGACTCGACCTTCGCGATGTCCGGGTGCTCGGCGGCCACCTGGCGCAGCTCGGCCGCGATGGCACCGTACGGCCGGAACACGCCCTGCGGTTCCGGCGCTCGCTCCGGGGCCGCGGTCGTACCGGTGGTCAGTGGGAGCAGGGCGACGGCGGCCGTGAGGATCCGGTGGATGACCAGCATGGGCGACACCGTACGGAGTGGATGTGAGGATGTTGTCAGGTTCGGGGCCGGGCAGCGGTCGGGCTGCCCGGCCCGGCGATCACTTGTTGTAGGGCAGCACCGGGAACCAGCCGTGGCCGAACGACGCCGGCACCCGTACGTCCCAGTAGACGACTTCGAACACGCCCAGCGCGAGCAGCATCGCCCCGCTGATCAGCAGGACACGCCGCGGGTGGGCGGCCAGCCAGGACAGGAAGCGGCCCCGGCTGCCGAGCACCAGCAGCAGGAACAGCGCCGAGACCACGACGATGTTGCCGAGCGACTGCAGGATGAACGCGGCCGCGCCGTACAGCGGGTTGCCCCGGTCCGCGGCCCAGTGGAACAGCTCGTTGAACAGCGGGTACGGCCGGCCTACCAGGAAACCGCCGACCAGCGCGCCCAGCGTCACCACCCGGGCCACCGGGCGGGTGGCGAACGGGTCGGGGGCCAGGCCCAGCGAGGCCAGTCCGAGATAGCCGAACGCGAGACCGATGACCCCGAACACGATGACCGACTGGAGCAGCCGCACCGGCATGCCGCCCGCCGTGGCGGTGGACAGCTGGGGCAGCGAATCGCCGAGCAGCACGCCGGTGAAGCCGTACACCGCGGAGACGCTCACCATGCCCAGTGCGAGCCAGCCGATCGGGCGCAGCGCTGCGTGCAGCAGCCGGCCGGTGCTGGACCCGGCGTGGCCCATCGGGCCGATCGACGCCATCACCGCCACGTTGCAGGCGGTGAACGTGCCGGCCAGACCGGACACGAACGCGAACACCAGGCCGGCCAGCGTGCCGCCGACCGCGGTGGCCTTGGCGTCCCGGCCGAGCAGCGTGTTCGCCACGTTGTCGCCGATGACGTGGTCGACGAGTTCGAACGACCAGAGCACGGCCAGCAGGATCCCGGCGACGACGCTCAGCACCGCGACCCGCACGGCACGGCCGTCCCGGGCGGGCGCCGCCGGTCGGATCCCGAGTTCCGGTGCGGCGCTCATGCCGGTCGTCCGGTGGCCGAGGCGACGTCCGCGGCGGTGACGATCCGCGGTTCCGGGATGGGGATGACGAACTGGCCACCGGAGTCCAGGAACGCCCGTTCCTTGCTGATGATCTCGTCGGCGTAGTTCCAGGCGAGCAGCAGCCAGCAGTCCGGCGGGTCCTGCCGGGCCTGCTCGGGCGAGATGACCGGGATCAATGAGCCGGGGATCAGCCGGCCCTGCTTGCCCTCGGTCGTGTCGGTGCAGTACGCGATCTCGTCGGCGCCCAGCCCGCAGGCCTGCAGCAGCGCGGTGCCCTTGGACGGGGTGCCGTACCCGGCGATCCGCTTGCCCTGCGCGGCGAGGTCGCGGACCAGGTCACCGATCTCGCGTCGCAGCCGCCGCACCCGCCCGGCGAACTGCTGGTAGGGCTCGTCGGTGTGCAGCCCGGCCGCCTGTTCGACGGCCCGCAGCCGGGCCACCGCGGGCGCCGGTTCGCGCCCGGTGGCCTCGCGGACGGCGAACACCACGAGGGAGCCGCCGTGCACGCCCGCGCGTTCCACGTCGACGACCCGCAGCCCGTGCGCGGCGAACAGCTGCTCGAACGTGCCGAGCGACAGGTACGACACGTGCTCGTGGTAGATGGTGTCGAACTGGTTCTGCTGTATCAGGTCCAGCAGGTACGGCACCTCGATGACCAGCATCCCGTCGTCGGCGAGCACCGTGCCCACGCCGTCCAGCACGTGGTGCACGTCGTCGATGTGCGCGAAGCACTGCCGGCCCAGCACCAGCGCGGCCGGCCCGTGCTGCGTCCCGACCTGACCGGCGGCGGCCGGCCCGAAGAAGTCGGCGATCGTCTCCACCCCGCGGGCGTTGGCGACGGCGGCCAGGTTGCGTGCCGGGTCCACCCCGACGGTGCGCATCCCCCGCTTGCCGAAGAGCGCGAGCTGCGAGCCGATGTTGCTGCCCATCTCGACGACCAGGTCACCGGGGTGCAGCCCGGCCTTCCCGACGCACCAGTCGGCGATGCGGCGCATGTGCCCGTTCGACAGGTCGGAGTCCGACGACACGTACACGTAGTCGCTGAACAGGACTTCGGGGTCGACGACGTGGCGCAGGCTCATCAGCCGGCAGGTGCGGCAGACGATGACGTCGACGGGGAACTCGGGTTGGGCGACCCCGCGGTCGGCGGGGTCGATCAGGCCGTTGGCCAGCGGGGTGCGGCCCAGCGACAGCACGTCCAGCCAGTCGTCGTGACCGCAGACCCGGCACCGGTCCACGTCCCGGATGATGCCGTTCATTGCAACCTCCTTGAGGGTTCGTCAGCCGCGGGTGGTCTCGGGGCGCCGTTGCCGGGCGGTGGCCCGCTCGCGCAGGGGCTCCCACCACGCCCGGTTCTCCCGGTACCAGGCGACGGTGGCGGCCAGCCCGTCCTCGAAGGCGATCCGGGGACGGTAGCCGAGCTCGCGGATGATCTTGGTGGTGTCCAGGGAGTAGCGCCGGTCGTGGCCCTGCCGGTCCGGCACCCGGTCGACGACGTCCCAACCGGCGCCGCACGCCTCGAGCAACCGGCCGGTCAGCTCGGTGTTGCTCAGCTCCGCGCCGCCGCCGATGTGGTAGACCTCGCCGGCCCGGCCGCCCTGCAGCACCAGCTGGATGCCGCGGCAGTGGTCGGCCACGTGCAGCCAGTCGCGCCGGTTCTGCCCGTCGCCGTACAGCGGGACCCGCAGCCCGTCGAGCAGGTTCGTCACGAACAGCGGGATGAGCTTCTCGGGGAACTGGTAGGGGCCGTAGTTGTTGGTGCACCGGGTCACGCACACGTCCAGACCGAAGGTGCGGTGGTAGGCCAGGGCCATCACGTCGGAGCCGGCCTTCGCCGCCGCGTACGGCACGTTGGGCGACAGCGGGGTCTGCTCGGTCCACGAGCCCTGCTCGATCGAGCCGTAGACCTCGTCGGTGGAGACGTGCACGAACCGGCGGACGCCGTGCCGCAACGCCGCCTCCAGCAGGGTCTGCGTGCCCAGCACGTTGGTCCGGACGAACTGGTCGGCGGTGAACAGGGATCGGTCGACGTGGGTCTCCGCGGCGAAGTGCACCACGGCGTCGTGTCCCGCGATCGCCCGGTCGACCACCTCGGGATCACACGTGTCACCGTGCAGGAACCGGTATCCGGCCAGCCCGGCGACCGGCGCCAGGTTCGCCGGGTTCCCCGAGTACGTCAGCTTGTCCAGCACGGTGACCTCGCTGCCGGCCGAGCCGGGCAGCTCCCCGCGCAGCGTCGCGCGGACGAAGTGGGACCCGATGAAGCCCGCCCCACCGGTGACCAGGATGCGCACGTGTTCTCCTTTGTTGAGCCGACTGAGGGTCAGGGCTTCGGGATCTCGAAGAGCGAGGGCACCCGTACGGTCAGCGCCATGTCGCCGCGCGCCTTCATCCGGCCGAGCACGAGCATGGACACGGGGCTGGACCGGCCGGCGATCAGGTCGAGCAGCTCCATCGCGCCCAGGCTCAGCGTCAGCCGCGGCTGGTGGCGGGGGCGGTCCGACAGCGTGCACACCCCGTCGGCGACGACCAGTTCGTAGGTGTCCGCGCCGCCGTCCGGCCGCCCGCCCACGCACCAGTGGATGACGGCGGCCAGCGTGCCGGCGCGGTCCCGGCGCAGCAGCCCGGGCATCCGGGTGAAGATGCCGTCCAGCACGGTACGGCGGTGCGGGCCGGCCATCGCCGACCGCAGCTCCGCGACCGGGGTGCGGCGCAGCAGCTCGGCGAACTCGCGCGGCTCCAGGTCCGCCGGGTCCACGTCGGTGAACATGGTCCTCCTCACAGTCGGCGGGCGATGTCGGCCCGCAGCGCCTTCTTGTCGACCTTGCCGATCGCGGTGACCGGCAGGGCGTCCACCGGCACGAGCCGGTCGGGCAGCTTGAACGCGGCCACCCCGGCCTCGCGCATCACGTCGCGCACCTGCGCCAGCGTGACCTCGGTGCCGGGCCGGGCCACGACATAGAGGCAGACCCGCTCGCCGAGCTCGGGATCGGGCATGGCGACCGCGGCGGCCAGGCTCACCGCGGGGAGCTGGTGGGCGTAGTTCTCCACCTCCTCGGCGGCGATCTTCTCGCCACCACGGTTGATCAGGTCCTTGTCCCGGCCCTCGATCACCAGGTTGCCGTCGGGGCGCAGCCGCACCACGTCACCGGTGCGGTACCAGCCGCCGGGCGGGTAGGCGGCCGCCGTCAGCTCCGGCTCGCGGTAGTAGCCGCGCGGGGTGTACGGCCCACGGGTGAGCAGGATGCCGGGCTCGCCGGGTGGCACCGGGGCACCGTCCTCGTCGACCAGCAGCAGCTCGTCGTCGGGGCAGATCGGCCGGCCCTGGGTGTGGTGCACCACCTCGTCCGGGTCGGCCGGCCGGGTCATGCACAGCAGTCCCTCGGCCATCCCGTACACCTGCTGCAGCCGGGCGCCCAACGCCGGGCTGACCCGGGCGGCCACCTCGTCGGGCAGCCGCGACCCGGCCACCTGCACCAGCTCCAGTGAGCTCAGGTCGGGTGCCGGGGCCGTGCCCAGGTGCTCCAGCCAGCGGGTCACCGCGGCCGGGACCAGGGACGTCATGGTGACCCGGTGCTCGGCGACCGCGGCGAGCGCGCGTTCCGGCGCCGGCGACGGCAGGATCACCGCCCGCCCGCCGCCGAGCAGCGTGCCCAGCAGACCCGGGCCGGCCATCGGGTAGCCGTGCGCCAGCGGCAGCACGGCCAGGTAGACCGTGCCCGGGCCGGCGCCGCAGATCTGCGCGGCCCGGCGCATCATGTACGCGTAGTCGTTGTGCGTGCGCGGGATCAGCTTGGGCCGGCCCGTGGTCCCCCCGGACAGCAGGAACAGCGCGACGTCCGCGGGGTCCGGCGGGGCCAGGCCGGGCGCCGCGCCGTCCGCCGGGGCGCACAGGGCCGCCAGGTCCAGGCTGTCCGGCCGCTGCCGGTGCCCGGTCACCAGGACGTGTTTCAGGTCGGGCACCTCGGCGGCGACCTCGTGCGCCAGCCGCTCGTGGTCGAAACCCTTGACCGTGGCGGCCACCAGCAGGGCCCGCGCGCCGGTGAGCCGGGCAACGGCCGTCACCTCCTGGCGCCGGTGCGCGGGCAGCGCCATCACCGGCGCCACGCCGCTGCGGAAACAGGCCAGCGTGGCGACCACGAACTCCCAGCAGTTCGGCAGCTGCACAACGACCCGGTCACCGGCCGACAGGCCCAGCGCCCGCAGCCGCGCGGCGGCGCCGTCCACCCGGGACACCAGCTCGGCGAACGTCAGCGACACCGTTGCGTCGACCAGGCAGATCTCGTCCGGGCGGGCCGCGGCGGCCGCGTCCAGGTAGGCGCCCAGCGGCCGCTGCTCCCAGTAGCCGCGGGCCACATAGCGGTGCGCCAGCTCACCGGGCCATGCCGTCACGGACATCGCCGCCTCCCTCCGCAGTCCCGGAATCGCCGTCCGGTCACCGGAAACGTTAGGAAAGGCGCCGCCCAAATACGTCTCCGGAATTGCTGCACAGCCCCGCCCCGGTGCGCATTCCGGGAGATGCCCGGCCGGTTACCGGCGGCGCACGATGGGTCGCAGCCGGTGCGCCGAAGGCCGGCCAGTGCCGTGAGAGGAGCCGGAATAGTGAGCCAGGATGGGGAATTCCCGGAGGCCGTGGCGATCATCGGAATGAGTTGCCGGTTCGCCCCCGACCTCGACTCCCTGGAGAAGTTCTGGGCCTTTCTCGCCGGCGGCCGCACCGCCGTCTCGGACATGCCCGACAAACGGTGGGAGCCGTACGCCGCGAGCAGCCCCCGTGCCACCGCCATTCTGCGCACCACCACGCGCAAGGGCGCTTTCCTCGACGACATCGAGGGTTTCGACGCCGATTTCTTCGGCATCTCGCCGCGCGAGGCCGACTTCCTCGACCCGCAGCAGCGGGTCATGCTGGAGCTGGCGTGGGAGGCGCTGCATCACGCCGGGGTGCCGCCGCTGTCGCTGCGCGGCACCGACACCGGCGTGTACGTCGCGGCGAACTCCAACGACTACGGGCGCCGGCTGCTGGAGGACCTCACCCGCACCGGCGCGTGGGCGGTCAACGGCACCACCTACTACGGGATCGCCAACCGCGTCTCGTACTTCCTGGACCTGCGCGGGCCCAGCATGGCCGTCGACACCGCGTGTGCCGGTTCGCTGACCGCGCTGCACCTGGCCTGCCAGGGCCTGCGCACCGGGGAGACGCCGGTCGCGCTGGTCGGTGGCGTCAACATCATGGCCACCCCGGCGCTGATGGTGGCGCTCGACGCGGCCGGGGCCACCGCCCCCGACGGGCGCAGCAAGGCGTTCGACAAGGCCGCCGACGGGTACGGCCGCGGCGAGGGCGCCGGGGTGCTGGTGCTCAAGCGGCTGGCCGACGCCCGCCGCGACGGCGACCGGGTGCTGGCCGTGATCCGGGGTTCCGGCGCGTTCCAGGACGGCCGCTCGGAGGGCATGATGGCCCCGCACGGCAACGCCCAGGCCCACATGCTGGAGCAGGCGTACGAGCGGGCCGGCATCGACCCGGCCACCGTGGACTACGTCGAGGCGCACGGCACCGGCACGCCGGTCGGCGACCGCGAGGAGGCGCAGGCGCTGGCCGGGGTGTTCGGCGCCGGGCGCGCGCCCGGCGATCCGTGCCTGATCGGCTCGCTCAAGCCCAACATCGGCCACGTCGAGGCCGGCTCGGGCATCGCCGGGGTGATCAAGACGGTGCTGGCGCTGCAGCACGGCCAGCTGCCACCGAGCCTGCACACCGAGCCCAACCCGGAGTTCGACTGGGCCGGGTCGGGGCTACGGCTGGTCGACGGTCTGCTGCCCTGGCAGAGCGGTGACCGGCCGCGGCGGGCCGGGGTGTCCAGCTACGGCGTGGGCGGCTCGATCTCGCACGTGATCCTCGAGGAAGCCCCCGCACCCGCGGCCGGCGAGGAGCCCGCCGCGGACCCGGCCGTGCGCACCTACCCGTTGTCGGCGATGTCGGAGCCGGGCCTGCGCGCCCTGGCCGGCCGCACCGCCGGCTGGCTCGCCGACCACCCGGGGGTGGCACCGGCCGCGGTGGTGCACACGCTCGGCGAGCGCCGTTCCCACCTGCCGCAGCGCGCCGCGATCCTCGCCACCGGCACCGCCGAGGCCGCCGCCGCGCTGCGCGCGCTGGCCGCGGGGGAGCAGGCCGACGGCGTGACCACCGCCCGCACGGTCCCCGGTGCCGAGCACGGGGTGGTCTGGGTCTTCTCCGGGCACGGCGCGCAATGGCCCGGCATGGGCCGCGGTCTGCTGCGCGACGAACCCGCGTTCGGCGCGGCGATCGACGAGCTGGCCGGGGTGTTCGACGAGGAGATGGGCTGGACCCCGCGCGGTGCGCTGACCGCGGGCGGCCCCTGGAGCAGCGTCGAGGTGCAGGCCCTGACGTTCGCGGTGCAGGTCGGGCTGGCCGCGGTGTGGCGCCGGCACGGCTGCTCGCCCGCCGCCGTGATCGGCCACTCGGTCGGTGAGATCGCCGCCGCGGTGTGCGCCGGGGTGCTCGAGCCGGTCGAGGCCGCCCGCTTCGCCTGCCGGCGGGCCAAGGCGCTCGGTCAGCTGCCCGGCCGGGGGGCGATGGCGCTGGTGGGTCTGTCGTACGACGAGGTGCGCGACCGGCTCACCGGCCGCACCGACGTGGTGGCCGCCATCCTCGCGGCTCCGCGCTCCACGGTGGTGTCCGGCGACCACGACGCGGTGACCGCCCTGGCCGAGCAGTGGCGCAGCCCGGACGTTCCGGTGTGGACCGTCGACACCGACATCGCCTTCCACAGCCCGCATGTCGACAGCGCCGTGCCCGCGGTGACCCGGGCCGCCGGTGAGCTGACCCCGGGGACCCCCGGGGTGACCCTGTACAGCACCGCGCTGAACGACCCGCGCGACCCGGCGCCGCGCGACGGCCGCTACTGGGCCGCCAACCTGCGTGAACCGGTGCGCTTCGCCGCTGCCGTGCGGGCCGCCGCCGAGGACGGCCACCGGCTGTTCCTGGAGATCTCCAGCCACCCCGTGGTCACCCACTCCATCACCGAGACACTCACCGCGCACGGCATCGACGACACCGTGGTGACCGGGTCGCTGCGCCGCGACCGCGACGAGCTGCGCACCCTGCTGACCGCCCGGGCCAGCCTGTTCTGCGCCGGCGCCGCGATCGACTGGTCGGCCGGGCAGCCCCGCGGTGAGCTGGCCGACCTGCCCACCGCGGCGTGGCAGCACCGGCCGTACTGGATCTTCGGGGCGACCGGCCCGGACGCCGGCACCGGTGGCGGTCACGACCCGGCCCGGCACACGCTGCTCGGCGGGCGCACCACGGTCAGCGGCGCCCCGCCCCGGCAGGTGTGGCAGACCTACCTCGACATGTCCTGCCGCCCCTACCCGCTGGACCACGAGGTGGTGGGCGTCGAGATCACCCC includes:
- a CDS encoding type I polyketide synthase, with product MSQDGEFPEAVAIIGMSCRFAPDLDSLEKFWAFLAGGRTAVSDMPDKRWEPYAASSPRATAILRTTTRKGAFLDDIEGFDADFFGISPREADFLDPQQRVMLELAWEALHHAGVPPLSLRGTDTGVYVAANSNDYGRRLLEDLTRTGAWAVNGTTYYGIANRVSYFLDLRGPSMAVDTACAGSLTALHLACQGLRTGETPVALVGGVNIMATPALMVALDAAGATAPDGRSKAFDKAADGYGRGEGAGVLVLKRLADARRDGDRVLAVIRGSGAFQDGRSEGMMAPHGNAQAHMLEQAYERAGIDPATVDYVEAHGTGTPVGDREEAQALAGVFGAGRAPGDPCLIGSLKPNIGHVEAGSGIAGVIKTVLALQHGQLPPSLHTEPNPEFDWAGSGLRLVDGLLPWQSGDRPRRAGVSSYGVGGSISHVILEEAPAPAAGEEPAADPAVRTYPLSAMSEPGLRALAGRTAGWLADHPGVAPAAVVHTLGERRSHLPQRAAILATGTAEAAAALRALAAGEQADGVTTARTVPGAEHGVVWVFSGHGAQWPGMGRGLLRDEPAFGAAIDELAGVFDEEMGWTPRGALTAGGPWSSVEVQALTFAVQVGLAAVWRRHGCSPAAVIGHSVGEIAAAVCAGVLEPVEAARFACRRAKALGQLPGRGAMALVGLSYDEVRDRLTGRTDVVAAILAAPRSTVVSGDHDAVTALAEQWRSPDVPVWTVDTDIAFHSPHVDSAVPAVTRAAGELTPGTPGVTLYSTALNDPRDPAPRDGRYWAANLREPVRFAAAVRAAAEDGHRLFLEISSHPVVTHSITETLTAHGIDDTVVTGSLRRDRDELRTLLTARASLFCAGAAIDWSAGQPRGELADLPTAAWQHRPYWIFGATGPDAGTGGGHDPARHTLLGGRTTVSGAPPRQVWQTYLDMSCRPYPLDHEVVGVEITPAAVLINSFVHAAAGADGRLPALSDVVLRTPLAVTPPRIVQTVLAENTARMSTRVVHDAADETDEWITHSTATIDRVTEVEPGLLDLAAIRARCPQRWDWERVDAMFRRMGVGGYAFPWDVNELLRNDREQFADLTIVAPPERHAASWAHVVDGALTISAVLVTPEYSEHQWMSSHIDAVAFRGEPPARITVHSVRSPKSPEDTVDVLIGDEHGDIVGLVQGLRFSAIEHEHSAAAPPRDLVHEVAWRPLRPAAGSHPDGTTIALLGDDTAAARLAGTGLPCRRLDAPEDLLTLPGGTPLLVVVAPGAGTGNPADDAEEAAWTLIRTAQCLSERQQADPGTAPARLWCLTHGVRDTTGPAALAHAPLWGAGRIVAGEHPEIWGGAIDLDDTDLDDTGLDNTGLDDTGLAAGLAAVLAGAAGQEDVIALSADGAAVPRLTRIERPAETAGLQCRPADTYLITGGLGALGLLVARWLADRGARRILLAGRRALPPRAGWAQVTEPRLRRQIDGLLELEALGVTVRTAAVDITDAAAVARALDPAVHGMPPIRGVVHAAGVVRDAMVDKTDRDQLRDVLNAKVRGAMVLHELFPPGTLDFLVLFSSCGQFARLTGQTTYAAANSFLDALARHRHAAGDTGTRSIGWTAWRGVGMSESIAMTMLEANARGLDAVSVAEALRSWAFADRYTSPYQAVLRVLPTASAGAGVPMLRDLSASRDETADAGPQAVDWAALEPADLREQVGTAVREQVAAELNLAPADLDVRRPLVELGVDSVMTVALRVRLQRTFGLDLPPNILWSRPHVAALTDHVADALGTPVPN
- the rfbB gene encoding dTDP-glucose 4,6-dehydratase; this translates as MRILVTGGAGFIGSHFVRATLRGELPGSAGSEVTVLDKLTYSGNPANLAPVAGLAGYRFLHGDTCDPEVVDRAIAGHDAVVHFAAETHVDRSLFTADQFVRTNVLGTQTLLEAALRHGVRRFVHVSTDEVYGSIEQGSWTEQTPLSPNVPYAAAKAGSDVMALAYHRTFGLDVCVTRCTNNYGPYQFPEKLIPLFVTNLLDGLRVPLYGDGQNRRDWLHVADHCRGIQLVLQGGRAGEVYHIGGGAELSNTELTGRLLEACGAGWDVVDRVPDRQGHDRRYSLDTTKIIRELGYRPRIAFEDGLAATVAWYRENRAWWEPLRERATARQRRPETTRG
- a CDS encoding class I SAM-dependent methyltransferase translates to MNGIIRDVDRCRVCGHDDWLDVLSLGRTPLANGLIDPADRGVAQPEFPVDVIVCRTCRLMSLRHVVDPEVLFSDYVYVSSDSDLSNGHMRRIADWCVGKAGLHPGDLVVEMGSNIGSQLALFGKRGMRTVGVDPARNLAAVANARGVETIADFFGPAAAGQVGTQHGPAALVLGRQCFAHIDDVHHVLDGVGTVLADDGMLVIEVPYLLDLIQQNQFDTIYHEHVSYLSLGTFEQLFAAHGLRVVDVERAGVHGGSLVVFAVREATGREPAPAVARLRAVEQAAGLHTDEPYQQFAGRVRRLRREIGDLVRDLAAQGKRIAGYGTPSKGTALLQACGLGADEIAYCTDTTEGKQGRLIPGSLIPVISPEQARQDPPDCWLLLAWNYADEIISKERAFLDSGGQFVIPIPEPRIVTAADVASATGRPA
- a CDS encoding SCP2 sterol-binding domain-containing protein, whose translation is MFTDVDPADLEPREFAELLRRTPVAELRSAMAGPHRRTVLDGIFTRMPGLLRRDRAGTLAAVIHWCVGGRPDGGADTYELVVADGVCTLSDRPRHQPRLTLSLGAMELLDLIAGRSSPVSMLVLGRMKARGDMALTVRVPSLFEIPKP
- a CDS encoding M14 family metallopeptidase produces the protein MLVIHRILTAAVALLPLTTGTTAAPERAPEPQGVFRPYGAIAAELRQVAAEHPDIAKVESIGRTVQGRDILAVKVTRAAATTPDGARPGTLYLGAQHAREWITVEMVRRLLDRFVTGYGSDPQTTALVNSTELWFLPVANPDGYDYTFSGAPGARLWRKNLRDNNGDGTIGTGDGVDLNRNAGFRWGWDDEGSSPDPARDTYRGPAPDSEPETVALNAFERRVKPRESVNFHAAAETLMYGPGWQSTTGAPDDVMYRALAGDATGSAVPGSTATRLSDYATSNGDSAGQAINVDGVPMVVDEMASCYTAADSDPADAWSPDDCGSEFEFPDDERLIAAEYRRNLPFALSVAASAADPARPVSVLHRSAPAFTPHPFTTSAAGSGPQTVAVVARKSLGTPVVRYTINGGPVRSASTSPWPGGRVYGGTDNLYYDEYRGRVTGARAGDRVEVWFSASGQDSSHFTYAVTAAPAGDTLVLAAAGSTELTGSLAAAGHPGAQVWDVAARGAPDPLGVLAHYENVLWAVGDQAADTATTLAVRDFANEGGTVLKAGAAAADDDSTGFTRYWLGVDSSFTGTGATAFTGTGALAGTGGPVTGPPAAATLFDAISDTLPAARYPQFATRPAGTYTGLAGPLEPVAGSGMAAVRAADHEYARLTRTVDLTGVTAAQRPELTFALSYDTVGRNAVMFEAHTPGHDDWTTLPDALGATSSDAPPGCDSLLTRHPFLTHYLSLTPDGDDCAPTGSTGTWAGLAGESGGWHRTALDLSRYAGTKVEVSITYVSDVTLLGTGVLADDARLEIGGKPASSTGFETDLGPFAAAGPPPGSAGNTTAWAQSAALRRSAAALTTAYGAVLGFDPAALPADRRAPLLARLLR
- a CDS encoding (2,3-dihydroxybenzoyl)adenylate synthase — translated: MSVTAWPGELAHRYVARGYWEQRPLGAYLDAAAAARPDEICLVDATVSLTFAELVSRVDGAAARLRALGLSAGDRVVVQLPNCWEFVVATLACFRSGVAPVMALPAHRRQEVTAVARLTGARALLVAATVKGFDHERLAHEVAAEVPDLKHVLVTGHRQRPDSLDLAALCAPADGAAPGLAPPDPADVALFLLSGGTTGRPKLIPRTHNDYAYMMRRAAQICGAGPGTVYLAVLPLAHGYPMAGPGLLGTLLGGGRAVILPSPAPERALAAVAEHRVTMTSLVPAAVTRWLEHLGTAPAPDLSSLELVQVAGSRLPDEVAARVSPALGARLQQVYGMAEGLLCMTRPADPDEVVHHTQGRPICPDDELLLVDEDGAPVPPGEPGILLTRGPYTPRGYYREPELTAAAYPPGGWYRTGDVVRLRPDGNLVIEGRDKDLINRGGEKIAAEEVENYAHQLPAVSLAAAVAMPDPELGERVCLYVVARPGTEVTLAQVRDVMREAGVAAFKLPDRLVPVDALPVTAIGKVDKKALRADIARRL